In Aerococcus loyolae, a genomic segment contains:
- a CDS encoding chromate transporter, giving the protein MYEKMLKDSKSKRQMLVKLFWSTFYLSAFTFGGGYVIITLMKKTFVDDYGWIEEDEMLDLVAIAQSSPGAIAVNGAIVIGYKLAGFIGILVSVLGTILPPMLIISVIALFYQQFIQNFWVKTLLEGMQAGVAAVIAGVVLDMVADVWRRKQPILVIIMLAAFIANYFFAVNIIYIILSCIGLGVIYSWLQSRKGR; this is encoded by the coding sequence ATGTACGAAAAAATGCTTAAAGACTCAAAAAGTAAGCGCCAGATGCTGGTCAAACTCTTTTGGTCGACTTTCTACCTCTCTGCCTTTACCTTTGGTGGGGGCTATGTCATCATAACCCTCATGAAAAAGACCTTTGTGGATGATTATGGTTGGATTGAAGAAGACGAGATGCTAGACCTAGTGGCGATTGCCCAATCTTCTCCCGGAGCAATCGCAGTGAACGGCGCGATCGTGATCGGTTACAAATTAGCTGGCTTTATCGGTATCCTAGTCTCTGTCTTAGGCACCATCTTACCACCCATGCTGATTATTTCGGTAATTGCCCTCTTTTACCAACAATTTATCCAAAATTTCTGGGTTAAGACCCTCTTGGAAGGCATGCAGGCTGGCGTGGCAGCCGTTATCGCCGGCGTTGTCTTAGATATGGTTGCTGACGTTTGGCGGCGTAAGCAACCCATTCTGGTTATTATTATGCTAGCTGCCTTTATTGCTAATTACTTCTTTGCCGTTAATATTATCTATATTATTTTAAGCTGCATTGGACTAGGAGTAATATACAGCTGGTTACAAAGTAGGAAAGGACGCTAA
- a CDS encoding chromate transporter → MIYLQLLISFLKVGAFSFGGGYAALPLIQEEIVENHSWLSMQEFTDLITISQMTPGPIAINSATFVGTKLAGPLGAIVATLGSILPSIIIVSIIARLYFKYRNLNLLQNVLVALRPAVVAMIAAAGLLILISAFWGEAPIALVNINWVAVVIFGLALAILIRYKVNPILVIVIAGVINVIYQAVFMVV, encoded by the coding sequence ATGATTTATTTGCAATTACTTATCTCCTTTTTAAAAGTTGGAGCCTTTAGCTTCGGCGGTGGTTATGCTGCCCTGCCCTTGATTCAAGAAGAAATCGTTGAAAACCACTCTTGGCTATCCATGCAGGAATTTACCGACCTGATCACCATTTCGCAAATGACGCCCGGTCCGATCGCTATCAATTCCGCAACCTTTGTAGGAACTAAGCTGGCTGGGCCCCTGGGCGCTATTGTTGCCACTCTGGGTTCAATCTTACCTTCCATTATTATCGTGAGCATTATCGCCCGTCTCTACTTCAAATATCGTAATCTTAACCTCTTACAGAACGTGCTGGTGGCCTTACGCCCGGCTGTAGTAGCTATGATTGCCGCAGCCGGTTTATTAATCTTAATCTCCGCATTTTGGGGTGAAGCTCCAATTGCCCTAGTCAATATCAATTGGGTAGCCGTAGTCATCTTTGGCCTCGCCTTGGCCATACTCATCAGATATAAAGTCAATCCCATCTTAGTTATCGTCATAGCAGGAGTCATTAATGTAATATACCAAGCAGTTTTTATGGTGGTGTAA